The window CCATTAAGACTGGAGGCCTATCGCAAGATAAAACGCTGGTGGTCATGATGCTCCTGACCCTTAACTATGCCTGTAATGTTGGAGGGCCCGGTTCTCCCGCAGCTGGTGGACGAAACGTTGTCATGATTCAGATTCTGAGTGATTATGGCATTAATATTACTTTTGCTCAGTGGGTCATGTACGGTCTGCCTTTTGTTCCAGTCATGGCTCTCATTGTCGGCCTTTATTTCTATCTGTGGGGCAGAAACAAAGTCAAAATTAAGGCCTTGGACATTGCTGCCAATGTACGGCGTGAAGCTGACAAAATCGGAAAGATGACTCAGGCGGAATACAGGACAGCCATTGTGCTGGTCCTGCTTATCTTCTGTTGGTCTGCATTCTCTGGTATTTATGGCATGGGTGGTCCGGTTATATTAGCTCTGGTAGCCCTGAACATACTTGGTATACTTCGCTTCAAGGACATTGCCCACATCCATTGGGGCCCAGTATTTTTGTATGCTGGTGCAACTGCCATGGGTTATGGTCTGGCTTCAACAGGAGCTGCTCTGTGGGTAGCTGATCTTTTTGTAGCAGCGCTGCCGACCTTCCTGTCGCAATCAGGTGCAGGACTGGCCATTGCGTCATCTATTCTGGTGGGCGTACTGACCAACTTTATGAGTGATGGAGCTACAGTGGCGGCCATTGGCCCCATTGTCGTGCCTATGGCGATCATTGCCGAAGCATCTCCGGTACAGGTAGGTCTGGCCGCAGCCTATGCTTCATCCTTTGCTCATATGCTTGTGGTAGGTACACCTAACAACGCTATCATCTATGCTACAGCCAAGGATCCAAAAACTGGCGAACAACTGCTGACCATGGGTGACTTTTTCAAACATGGTTTCTTTGTTCTGCTTCTTTCCTGGGTTGTATTGTGGAGCTGGACGATTCTCGGTTACTGGCAGTGGTTGCCATGGCCCGCATAAGTCACTGAGACGGCTCAAGTAAATAGGATCATGTACGGGGCGCGAAATATAATTCGCGCCCCATTATTATAAAGGACAACCTATTGAACAAAGATAATATAGCTGTACTTTTAGTGGATGATGAGGAAGCCTTGCTAACCTCATTGCAAAGAAGACTGCAGTTGCGCGGGTTCAATGTCTTCGTGGCCAACAGGGGTGAGGAAGCTCTTGGGCTGGCGCGGGAGGAAAATATTGATGTAGCAGTCCTGGATGTCAAAATGCCTGGAATGGACGGACGGGAACTTTTGCTTGCCTTGAAACAAGAACACCCTGACATGCAGATTATTATCCAGACAGGTCATGGAACGTTTGATCCAGGTGATCCAGAGATAGCAGATAAAATTTTTTCCTGCCTTGCAAAACCCTGCGACTTTTCATTGTTGAAACAAACTATTGTTAATGCGTATACAAACAAGTCATCAAGCTCATCATCAGGCTCATTTGAATCTTAATTCTGATTTTTATTCACTAAATTATTCATCCTGCTCATATTTTAAAAATCTTTGATACTGACTTGCCCACAATCCAATATTTACAGCGGCCCTTAAGTTGAGGCGTTAACTGGACTTTTCAGGCTGAAGGCTGAAGCTTGATTTTGCTGCAGGATTGTGGCGGTAAGTTACTAACTAACTACATTCTTAACAAGCAACTAAAGCCAAATTAGTAATAAATTCAGAGTATTATGGCTTTACCAAACAGATTACTTCGGTCGCTCTGGCTCCCTTGGGGGTGACAGGTTTTGCGCAACTACATCCCTGACAGCTCAGATTTCATTGCGAGCGAGTCTTTTTACCCTGATCAACTTGATGGTTCCTCGCAGAGGCTATGCAAATTGCCTGAGAAGAGAATCATTTGCAACTATTTGTTGGCTTTGGCCAGCATATCCAAGATGATCTGCCTATCATTTTTGTGATTTATTTAACATACTGAATTCTCATTTGCAAAATCTGTATACTGCCACGTTTGCTCACATCAAGAACTGTCCTATCCTCTTGATATTCTGTATGAAATGTCCTATTCATAAGCCCCCTAAACTTTATTTAAAAATTCCTCTTACTTTTTTTTAAAAAACAAGTTGCCTTTTCTACAAAATCCATGTAAGAAAAATCTAATTTGCACAAGGGCAAAAGAACATGCAATGAAATCAGTTAGTTATAATTTTAACAAGTCAGTGCTCAAGAAATTGCAATAAAGCTGATCATGAATTTTCTCGTTTTTTTATTTTGTTCTTCTGAAAAAAATTGTTGCAAATTTAAAATTTCATCACTATTATGTACATTTATTCACAAGGCTATTGATTATTATAAGAAACAATTTAAGGAGGTTTGACAATGTCCAAGCTGTTGCCACCCCATGGAGGGAAAGGTTTAACTGTATGTCTTCTGGAAGGAGCTGAAAAAGATGCAGAGCTCAAAAAAGCACAGGGTCTGAAAAAGATTGAAATTCATCCCCAGGAAAAGGGAGACCTTATTATGATGGGGATTGGAGGTTTCAGCCCTTTAACCGGATTCATGAACAAGGAAGATTGGAAATCTGTTTGTGAGAATTTTACACTCGCAGATGGAACATTCTGGCCTGTGCCTGTCATGCTTTCCGTTTCCAAGGATGAAGCAGATGCCATTAATGAAGGAGATGAAGTCACTCTGGAATGTGAAGGCGAAATATATGCCACTATGAAAATAGAAACTAAGTACGCTATGAGTGATGACGATAAGAAGTGGGAAGCTGAAATGGTATATAAGGGCAACGGAGAAGACTCTCAGGGAGATTTTCTCAAGACAGCTCTTGAAGACCATGTCGGAGTTCAGAAAGTAATGCAGAGAAAAGAAATCTGCCTTTCCGGTCCTGTCAAAGTTCTCTCTGAAGGCGACTACCCTACAAATCCAAAATACCGCGGTTCTTATATGCGTCCTGCAGAAACCAGGAAAGCTTTTGAAGATCGTGGATGGTCAAAAATTGCAGCTCTTCAGCTGAGAAATCCTATGCACCGATCTCATGAGCACCTTGCCAAAATTGCTGCTGATGTGTGCGATGGTGTACTCATCCACTCTCTCATCGGTAACCTGAAGCCCGGTGACATTCCTGCAGACGTTCGTCTGGAATGCATTGAAACCCTCATTGACGGTTATTTTGTAAAAGACTTTGTGCTTCAGGCTGGATATCCTTTAGACATGCGTTATGCAGGTCCAAGGGAAGCTCTGCTTCATGCCACATTTCGTCAGAACTTCGGCATTTCACACATGATTATCGGCCGTGACCACGCAGGCGTGGGTGATTTCTATACTTTGTTTGAGGCTCAAGAAATCTTTGACCGCATTCCTTATGCTACGGAAGAAGAGCGTGCCAAAGCTGAGCCAGGAAAGGCCCTGCTTTGCGAGCCCATGAAGATAGACTGGACATTCTACTGCTACAAATGCGATGGTATGGCTTCCATGAAAACTTGCCCCCATGGCAAAAATGACAGGGTTATCCTGAGTGGTACCAAACTGCGCAAGGCGCTTTCAGAAGGTGAACCAGTTGTTGATCATTTTGGTCGTGAAGAAGTTCTGGACATTCTGCGAGCTTATTATGCAGGCCTTACTGAGAAGGTTGAAATTAAGATGCAGAAGGCCGCTTCCGGCGATGAAATGAAATAATTGATTAAAGTATATATGATCGGGCGTGACGAAATTCGCGCCCGGTTATTTTTTGTTTTCTCTTGACAAATAAAGCAAGACGCAGTTATATGAAAGTTTAGCTTCATTGTAGCTGCTAACATTTGTTGGGAGGGGCGGTCGGAAATGTATCCGAACCGTCATAATAATTGCCCGCTAAAGGGCATGGCAATGGTATACAAAAACCTACAATTAGGAGGAACATTATGCCAACCTTTGTAAATCCGGAAAAGTGCGACGGCTGTAAGGGCGGAGAAAAGACAGCATGCATGTACATCTGCCCTAACGACCTGATGATCCTCGATCCTGAGGAAATGAAGGCTTACAACCAGGAGCCTGAAGCTTGCTGGGAATGCTATTCATGCGTAAAGATCTGCCCCCAGGGCGCCATTGGAGCACGTCCTTATGGTGACTTTGCACCCATGGGTGGAACATCTATCCCCATGCGCAGTGGATCAGACATTATGTGGACAATTCAGTTCCGTAATGGAAACATCAAGCGCTTCAAGTTCCCCATCAGAACAACTGAAGAAGGTTCCATCAAGCCTTACGAAGGAAAACCTGATGCAGGCGATCTGGAAAACGAACTGCTCTTCACTGAAACTGAGCTGGCAAAGCCAAAAGAAGTATTGGGCAAGAAATTCGATGTTGATCAGCCTGAATTTACCCAGTGCTGGTTTGAGCCCTCTTGCGAACTTGGAAACAGATAGTTTTTTAGCTGAAAGCTGAATATAAAATTTTTAAGGAGGTATTTTTATGCCAGTAATTCCATCTAAAAGTCAGAACATCGGTATCCCTCTTGCCGAGCCTGAAGTTGTAGAACTTGAGAAAGACATTCTCATGGTCGGCGGCGGCATGGGTTGTTGTGGAGCAGCCTTTGAAGTTAAGAAATGGGCTGATCCCCACAATATCAGTTACCTGATGGTTGACAAGGCAGCTCTTGAGCGCTCCGGTGCAGTTGCCCAGGGTCTTTCAGCCATTAACACATATGTTGGTGAAAATGATCCTGACGACTATGTACGCATGGTTCGCACAGACCTCATGGGTATTGTTCGTGAAGACCTGATCTTCGACCTTGGACGTCACGTTGATGATTCAGTTCATCTGTTTGAAGAGTGGGGACTTCCCTGCTGGGTTAAAGATGAAAATGGTAAGAACCTTGACGGTGCCCAGGCCAAGAAAAAAGGACTTTCACTGAGAACTGGCGCTACTCCTGTACGTTCAGGCCGCTGGCAGATCATGATCAACGGTGAATCCTACAAGGTAATTGTTGCTGAAGCTGCCAAGAATGCCATTGGACAGGACAACTACATTGAACGTCTGTTCATAGTAAAGCTGCTTCTCGACAAAAATGAGCCCAACCGTGTGGCTGGTGCAGTTGGATTTTCAACTCGCGAAAACAAAATCTACGTTATCAAATGTAATGCCATGCTGGTAGCATGCGGTGGTGCTGTTAACGTATATCGCCCAAGGTCAACTGGTGAAGGACTCGGACGTGCCTGGTATCCTGTATGGAACGCTGGTTCCACATACACCATGTGCGCCCAGGTTGGTGCTGAAATGACCATGATGGAAAACAGGTTCGTCCCTGCTCGTTTTAAGGACGGATACGGTCCTGTTGGCGCATGGTTCCTGCTCTTCAAAGCCAAAGCTACTAATGCCAAGGGTGAAGACTACTGCGTAACCAACCGTGAAATGCTCAAATCCTACGAAGATCAGGGATATGCTAAAGGTCAGATTATTCCTACTTGTCTGCGTAACCACATGATGATGAAAGAAATGAAAGAAGGTCGCGGTCCTATCTACATGGATACAGCAACTGCACTTCAGACTACTTTCAAAGAGCTGAGCAAGAAAGAACAGAAGCATCTCGAGTCAGAAGCTTGGGAAGACTTTCTTGACATGTGCGTTGGTCAGGCAAACCTGTGGGCTTGTCTGAACATTGAGCCTGAAAAAGTTGGATCAGAGATCATGCCTACAGAGCCTTATCTCTTGGGATCTCACTCAGGCTGCTGCGGCATCTGGGTTTCAGGACCAGACGAAGACTGGGTTCCAGACGATTACAAGATCAAAGCTGACAACGGCAAGATTTACAACCGTATGACTACTGTCAACGGACTGTGGACTTGCGCTGACGGCGTTGGAGCATCAGGTCATAAGTTCTCTTCTGGTTCACATGCTGAAGGACGTATTGCTGGTAAGCAGATGGTTCGCTGGGTTGTTGATCATAAGGATTTCAAGCCTGAACTTGCACAGAGTGCAGCTGATCTGGCAAAAGAAATCTATCAGCCCTGGTACACTTATCAGGAAAATGTGGGTCAATCCACTGCTCCTGACATCAACGAAAAGTACATCACACCTAAGAACTTCATGATGCGTCTGATGAAGTACACAGATGAGTACGGCGGTGGATGTTCAACTTACTATACCACATCTGAAACACTTCTTGAAGTCTGCGAAAAGCATCTTGACTTGCTTGAAGAAGACTCCAAAAAGCTTTGTGCTCGCGACATGCATGAACTGCTCCGCGCATGGGAAAATTACCATCGCCTGTGGACAGTAAGACTGCACGTACTGCACATCAAATTCCGCAAGGAATCCAGATACCCCGGTTTTTACTATCGCGCCGACTATCTGGATCTCAACGACAAGGAATGGAAGTGCTTCACTAACTCAAAATACAATCCGGCTGAGAAGAAAACAGACTTCTTTAAGAAGCCTTACTACCAGATCATTCCGGACTAAAGACAGCAATTAAAAGGCTGCGGGCAGTCCGCCCGCAGCCTTTTTTATGGTCTAAGTCCAAGCTGAACTGAGCACTGTGTTTTAGTTTGGCCTTAGGCCATTTTCGTAAGATAAGGCAAATAATCAGGGAGGATTTATAATGTCCAATAATAGTATTCTGGTAATTGGCGGTGGATTCAGCGGCATAACCGCTGCTCTTGAAGCCGCGGAAGTAGGCCACGAGGTATTCATTGTGGAAAAAATGCCATATCTTGGAGGACGTGTGGCACAGCTTAAGCATTACTTTCCAAAGCTTTGTCCTCCCACATGTGGGCTGGAAATTAATTTTCAGCGCATCAAAAATAACCCCAGGGTAAAATACTTCACTATGGCTGAAGTTGTTTCAGTTTCTGGAGGACCCGGCAGTTATGACGTCAAGATCAAAATCAAACCAAGATATGTCAACAACAACTGTACAGCCTGTGACAAATGTGTTGATGTATGTCCAGTAGAACGCGACAGTGCCTACGATTTTAACCTTGGCAAAACCAAGGCCATCTATCGCCCGCATCTCATGTCCTTTCCCATGCGCTATGTTATTGATGAACAGGTCTGTGAAGGAACTTCATGCTCCAAGTGTGTAGAAGCCTGTGAATATCAGGCCATTGATCTTGAAGAAAAGGAAAAGGAAATCACCATCAGTGTAGGTTCTGTTATGGTGGCTACAGGCTGGGAACCCTATGACGTCAGCAAGCTGACCAATTTAGGCGGTGGTCAGATACCCAATGTCATTACTAATATGCAGTTAGAAAGACTGGCAGCTCCAGCAGGCCCCACCGATGGTAAGATTCAACGACCATCCGATGGAGAGGAACCTAAGCGTATAGCATTTGTGCAGTGTGCAGGATCAAGAGATCAGAATCATCTTGATTACTGTTCATATATTTGCTGCATGGCTTCTTTAAAACACTGTACATACATTAGAGAACAGTACCCTGATGCCGAAGTTGTTATTTACTATATTGATCTTCGTGCACCGGGCAGATACGAAAAGTTTCTTAATAAAATTCAACAGGATGAAAAAGTCCTTATGGTTAAGGGCAAGGTGGCTAAAATCGAAGAAGATGCTGGATCCAACCAGGTTGTGGTTACAGCTGAAGATATAATGGGCGGAATCAAAAAGGAAGAAAAGTTCGACCTTGTTGTTCTGGCAACCGGCATGCAGCCATCAATAGCTGAAAATGATCTCCCGCTTGAAGTTCCCAAAGATGAAGAAGGCTTTATTACCGGAGGAGATGAAAAGGGTATTTTTGCTGTAGGATGTGCCAAAATGCCGTTAGATGTTATGACATCGGCCGAGACTGCTACCGGCGCGGCCCTTAAAGCTATACAAACGGTTAGGAGGTAAGTCACAATGGCTGACACTAAAGTAGGAGTATATATCTGCACCGGTTGTGAAATTGGTGAGAATGTAAATATGGAAAAGGTAACTGAGTACGTTGATGAAGAAAGTTCACCTGCAGTTCTGAAGCAGGTACCTTTTCTATGTGGCAAGGAAGGACTTTCTGAGATTCAGAAAGATGTAGAGGGAGAAGGTATCAACAGAGTCTGCGTTGCAGCCTGTTCACCACGTGTAATGTGGGATGTTTTTGAGTTCGGGCCGGATGTTGTTGTTGATCGTGCTAACATTCGTGAACTTGCAGTCTGGTCATACAATGCACCTGATCTTCCTGAGCCAGAAGAAGAGGAGCTGGCGGATCCTTTGAGTATGATGGTCAGGGATTATATCAGAATGAGCGTGGCCAAGCTTGAAAGAACCAACAAGCCTGAAGCTGAACCTATGGATCTGACTAAAACCATTATGGTTCTTGGAGGCGGATTTACCGGACTTACTGCAGCCCTTAATGCTGCAAACACTGGATATGATGTAGTCCTGGTGGAAAAAGAAGATCAACTTGGCGGTTTTGCAGCCAAAATGTATAAGCAGACACCAACCAAACATCCATATCACGATGCTGAGCCACCAACTATAGCTGAGTTGATTTCTCAAGTTGAAGGAAATGATAAAATCAAGGTTATGACCAAAACTCAGCTTGAACTGATAAAAGGAGCACCTGGCAAATTCAGAGTGACAGTCAAGAACAACGGTGAAGACCAGGAACTTAAGATAGGATCCCTTGTGCTTGCTACCGGATGGAAACCTTATGATGCATCCAAGCTTGACAGTCTTGGTTACGGAAAAATTAAAAATGTAGTTACTAATATTGAGCTGGAAACCATGGCTAAAGACCAGAAAATGGTCAGACCATCTGATGGACAGCCAGTTCAGACTGCAGCTTTTATTCAGTGCGCAGGACAGCGCGATGCAGAGCACCTTTCATACTGTTCATCCGTATGCTGTATGGGCTCACTCAAACAGGCCGGATATGTTCGAGAGCAGGGTGATGATGCCAAGGCATACATCTTTTACAAGGATATGCGAACTCCAGGAGTATTTGAAAATTACTACCGAGCCGCTCAAGATGATCCAGGAATCTTTTTAACCAAATCTGAGATTCAGGAGATTACAGAAGGTGAAGACGGCAAAGTCATAGTCAAAGTAACAGATACTCTGCTCGGTGAAGACTTTGAGGTCGAGGTCGATCTGCTGGTACTTGCCACTGGAATGGTACCCACCATATCTGATGAGCCGGTACTTAAACTTGGCTATCGTCAGGGAGAGCAGATTCCAGACTTGGATCTTTTTGATGGATTTGCAGATTCCAACTATATCTGCTTTCCTTATGAAACCAGAAGAACTGGCATATATGCAGCTGGTTGCGTACGACAGCCCATGTCCATGGGAACTGCCAAGGATGACGCAGCAGGAGCAGCTCTGAAATCCATTCAGTGCCTTGAGTCCATCAACCGCGGTGTTGCTGTGCACCCAAGGGCAGGAGATCCTACATACCCCAAATTTAACATGGTGCGTTGTACACAATGTAAGCGCTGTACTGAAGAATGCCCCTTTGGTGCACTTGATGATGACGAAAAGGGTACACCGGAACCAAACACCACCAGGTGCCGTCGTTGCGGAACCTGCATGGGTGCATGTCCAGAGCGCGTAATTTCCTTTGATACCTATAGCGTATCAATGCTTAACGAAATGATTGCCTCTGTCCAGGTTCCAGAAGATGAAGAGGAAGGCGGATACAGAATGCTGGTACTCGTATGCGAAAATGATGCATATCCGGCTCTGGATATGGCAGCTATGCGCAAGAAGAAATGGTCATCATATGTACGCTTTATTCCTATCAGATGTCTTGGATCAGTAAATACTCAGTGGATTGCTGAGGCCATGAGTAAGGGTATGGATGGTGTACTGCTTCTTGGCTGTAAGTACGGCGACGACTACCAGTGTCACTTTATTAAGGGAAGTGAGCTCTGCAACAAGAGAATGGACAATATAGGTGAAACTCTTGAAAGATTGCAGGTGGAAGCGGAAAGAGTACAGCAGAAGCAGATATCTATTGATGAGTATGACAAGATACCTCAGATAATAGATGATTTTATCGAAGAAGTTGAAGGCTACGGTCCAAACCCATACAAGGGCTTCTAGGAGGTTATTAGATGGCTACAAGAATCGAACCTGATGTTCAGTTTATTCGGGAAATGCAGGCTGCTGGCGGTGAATCGCTGAAGAAATGTTATCAGTGTGCTACTTGCAGCGTCATTTGCCCTCTTTCTCCTGAGGAAGCACCGTTTCCCAGGAAAGAAATGGTCTGGGCTCAATGGGGACTTAAAGACAAACTGGTAAATGACATTGATATCTGGCTTTGCCACAATTGTGGAGAATGCTCAGATAATTGCCCAAGAGGCGCCAAGCCTGGAGATCTTCTGGCAGCGCTTCGCAACATGGCATACAAATCTTTGTCCAAACCAGCAATCATCGGCGAATGGATGAGTTCAGCCAAGTACCTTCCCATACTATTCGGCATACCTGCCGCACTTTTTCTGATAGTATGGGCCTTGACTACTGGATTAACCATACCTGACGGTGATATTATTTTTGCCAAGGTTTTCCCTACACTTCAGGCAATTGATCCAATATTCATACTTACAGTTCTGTTTGTAGTATTTACCTTTGCTACATCCATAGGAAGTATGTTTAACTCATTCAAGGAATCGGGACTGACTCCCAAAGAGGATGCTCCTGGATTTTTAAAGTCATTGATTGAAGTTGTAAAAGATGAAATTATTAATCACCGTAAGTTCAAGGATTGTGAGTCCAATAAAGACAGATATCCCGGGCACTTGCTGGTATTCTACGGATTCGTTGCCTTAGCAGTAGTAACCGGAACAATAGCTCTGTTCTACTGGACCAACAAGCTGTTCGGATTTGGCATGGTTACCCCTCTGGCTCTGTGGAATCCGGTCAAAATCCTGGCTAATGTCGGTGGTATCGCCCTGATAGTCGGGCTTGTACTCATGACCAGAAACAGACTCAATTCAGATCCTAAAAAGACTGTAAACTCATACTATGACTGGTATTTAATAGGTGTAATCTGGTTTGTAGTAGTAACTGGTTTTCTGGCCCAGATATTCAGGCTCGCTGAAGCAGCAGCTCCAGCATATATAGTTTATTATCTGCATTTGGTCAGTGTGTTTATGCTCTTCGCATACCTGCCCTGGTCAAAACTTGCCCACCTTGTATATCGTACAGTAGCACTTGCGTATGCCAGACAGATTGGCAGAAAAGGGCTCAATGAATAGACTTGAGCTTGCACGCAGATTCGCTTTTATAAGGCCCCGCCATGCGGGGCCTTTTTTTATGTGAAATTTTTACCCTGTAAAGAAGTATCTATTCACCGCTTCCTGCACATTGCTATAACCAATAAATGGAAAAATTATGCGATTCACCTTTTTATGCAAGACTACTCCTCCTGATAATGGCAGAAAGGTAGCTATCATTGGTGCCGGGCCATCAGGTCTTGCTGCAGCAGGTTATCTCGCCTGTATGGGATACCGGCTCGAAGTATATGACAAATTACCCAAGGCCGGAGGTTTAATGGTTTTTGGGATTCCTGGGCATAGAATCCCGCAAACAATTATTGAGGAAGCTGTACATGATCTGATGGTCAACTATCAGGTAAGGTTCAAACTCAACACAAAAATATGTGGATCTGAACCTCTACATCAGGAGGCAGGTGACGATTTTGCCTTTAATTTTAAAAGTCTTGGTGGCCGCGTTGAAGATAATGATGCGGTACTTATCTGTACTGGCACCTGGAAGTCCAAACGCTTGAATATTCCAGGCAGTCATCTTCCCGGGGTTTACTCCGGTCTTGAATTTTTATTTCCTGTAAGAGCAGCCATGTATGACAAGCACAATATAAAACCTCCTGAAATCAAAGGAAAAAATATTGCCGTCATAGGTGCGGGATTTACTGCAGTGGATGTAATGCATGCAGCCCAGGCCAATGACGCTGAAAATGTTTACCATATTTACAGAAGAACGAGAAGCGAAGCGCCTTGTGGCAGTCTTGAAATGAATATGCTGGAACAGGTTGGGGTGAAATGTATTGAGCTCGCAACTCCGATACGCATACTGGGACAGGATAAAGTGGAAGGGTTGGAATTTGCCAGGTGCAGGCTGGCTGAACCTGATGATACAGGAAGATGCAGATCAGTTGTGTGTGATGGGGAGTTGACAAGGCTGGAGGTTGATATGGTGGTAACAGCCATCGGTGAGATGGCTACGCCCCCATTTGCACATGATCTTGGCTTGGATAATGTACGTAAGGGCCAGGCCAAATGGCTTCACATGACTAAGATCGACTCTGTTTTTGTAGCAGGAGACGCTTTAACAGGCCCCAGCAGGATTGGTCACGCAGTCTTCAGCGGTCTAAAGGCTGCACAATCTTTAGATCAATGGATCAGCCTCAAAAGACAGAATAGAGTATATTCTGCAGCGTAGCTTTTTTGTCAGTGCTCCAGCTTAGAATCCCGGGACCAGGTATGGGGAGCATTACGCATTTCTGAAAAGTCAATTGTGGACAGTCCCCATGCCAGGGACACCCCCCTCCGGGCTGTAAGCCTCCGGGCAGGAAGCCGTGCCAAGCCGTTACAACCTGGTTTTATCAACATTTTAGCTATGATTTCTAAGTAACTACAAACGTATATGTAATAAATTCAGAGCATTACGGTTTTACGATACAGATTGCTTAGGTCGCTTAGGCTTTCTCGTGGGTGACAGGTTTTCAGCAACCACATCCCTGACAACTCAGGTGTCATTGCGAGCGAGTCTTTTTATCCCGTTGAATACACGCAGTGTAGGCGCAGCCATTCAACTGGGGCGAGCGCGGCAATCTCTAACG of the Desulfonatronovibrio magnus genome contains:
- a CDS encoding response regulator, with the translated sequence MNKDNIAVLLVDDEEALLTSLQRRLQLRGFNVFVANRGEEALGLAREENIDVAVLDVKMPGMDGRELLLALKQEHPDMQIIIQTGHGTFDPGDPEIADKIFSCLAKPCDFSLLKQTIVNAYTNKSSSSSSGSFES
- the sat gene encoding sulfate adenylyltransferase, producing MSKLLPPHGGKGLTVCLLEGAEKDAELKKAQGLKKIEIHPQEKGDLIMMGIGGFSPLTGFMNKEDWKSVCENFTLADGTFWPVPVMLSVSKDEADAINEGDEVTLECEGEIYATMKIETKYAMSDDDKKWEAEMVYKGNGEDSQGDFLKTALEDHVGVQKVMQRKEICLSGPVKVLSEGDYPTNPKYRGSYMRPAETRKAFEDRGWSKIAALQLRNPMHRSHEHLAKIAADVCDGVLIHSLIGNLKPGDIPADVRLECIETLIDGYFVKDFVLQAGYPLDMRYAGPREALLHATFRQNFGISHMIIGRDHAGVGDFYTLFEAQEIFDRIPYATEEERAKAEPGKALLCEPMKIDWTFYCYKCDGMASMKTCPHGKNDRVILSGTKLRKALSEGEPVVDHFGREEVLDILRAYYAGLTEKVEIKMQKAASGDEMK
- the aprB gene encoding adenylyl-sulfate reductase subunit beta; the encoded protein is MPTFVNPEKCDGCKGGEKTACMYICPNDLMILDPEEMKAYNQEPEACWECYSCVKICPQGAIGARPYGDFAPMGGTSIPMRSGSDIMWTIQFRNGNIKRFKFPIRTTEEGSIKPYEGKPDAGDLENELLFTETELAKPKEVLGKKFDVDQPEFTQCWFEPSCELGNR
- the aprA gene encoding adenylyl-sulfate reductase subunit alpha, which translates into the protein MPVIPSKSQNIGIPLAEPEVVELEKDILMVGGGMGCCGAAFEVKKWADPHNISYLMVDKAALERSGAVAQGLSAINTYVGENDPDDYVRMVRTDLMGIVREDLIFDLGRHVDDSVHLFEEWGLPCWVKDENGKNLDGAQAKKKGLSLRTGATPVRSGRWQIMINGESYKVIVAEAAKNAIGQDNYIERLFIVKLLLDKNEPNRVAGAVGFSTRENKIYVIKCNAMLVACGGAVNVYRPRSTGEGLGRAWYPVWNAGSTYTMCAQVGAEMTMMENRFVPARFKDGYGPVGAWFLLFKAKATNAKGEDYCVTNREMLKSYEDQGYAKGQIIPTCLRNHMMMKEMKEGRGPIYMDTATALQTTFKELSKKEQKHLESEAWEDFLDMCVGQANLWACLNIEPEKVGSEIMPTEPYLLGSHSGCCGIWVSGPDEDWVPDDYKIKADNGKIYNRMTTVNGLWTCADGVGASGHKFSSGSHAEGRIAGKQMVRWVVDHKDFKPELAQSAADLAKEIYQPWYTYQENVGQSTAPDINEKYITPKNFMMRLMKYTDEYGGGCSTYYTTSETLLEVCEKHLDLLEEDSKKLCARDMHELLRAWENYHRLWTVRLHVLHIKFRKESRYPGFYYRADYLDLNDKEWKCFTNSKYNPAEKKTDFFKKPYYQIIPD
- a CDS encoding CoB--CoM heterodisulfide reductase iron-sulfur subunit A family protein, whose protein sequence is MSNNSILVIGGGFSGITAALEAAEVGHEVFIVEKMPYLGGRVAQLKHYFPKLCPPTCGLEINFQRIKNNPRVKYFTMAEVVSVSGGPGSYDVKIKIKPRYVNNNCTACDKCVDVCPVERDSAYDFNLGKTKAIYRPHLMSFPMRYVIDEQVCEGTSCSKCVEACEYQAIDLEEKEKEITISVGSVMVATGWEPYDVSKLTNLGGGQIPNVITNMQLERLAAPAGPTDGKIQRPSDGEEPKRIAFVQCAGSRDQNHLDYCSYICCMASLKHCTYIREQYPDAEVVIYYIDLRAPGRYEKFLNKIQQDEKVLMVKGKVAKIEEDAGSNQVVVTAEDIMGGIKKEEKFDLVVLATGMQPSIAENDLPLEVPKDEEGFITGGDEKGIFAVGCAKMPLDVMTSAETATGAALKAIQTVRR
- a CDS encoding FAD-dependent oxidoreductase, encoding MADTKVGVYICTGCEIGENVNMEKVTEYVDEESSPAVLKQVPFLCGKEGLSEIQKDVEGEGINRVCVAACSPRVMWDVFEFGPDVVVDRANIRELAVWSYNAPDLPEPEEEELADPLSMMVRDYIRMSVAKLERTNKPEAEPMDLTKTIMVLGGGFTGLTAALNAANTGYDVVLVEKEDQLGGFAAKMYKQTPTKHPYHDAEPPTIAELISQVEGNDKIKVMTKTQLELIKGAPGKFRVTVKNNGEDQELKIGSLVLATGWKPYDASKLDSLGYGKIKNVVTNIELETMAKDQKMVRPSDGQPVQTAAFIQCAGQRDAEHLSYCSSVCCMGSLKQAGYVREQGDDAKAYIFYKDMRTPGVFENYYRAAQDDPGIFLTKSEIQEITEGEDGKVIVKVTDTLLGEDFEVEVDLLVLATGMVPTISDEPVLKLGYRQGEQIPDLDLFDGFADSNYICFPYETRRTGIYAAGCVRQPMSMGTAKDDAAGAALKSIQCLESINRGVAVHPRAGDPTYPKFNMVRCTQCKRCTEECPFGALDDDEKGTPEPNTTRCRRCGTCMGACPERVISFDTYSVSMLNEMIASVQVPEDEEEGGYRMLVLVCENDAYPALDMAAMRKKKWSSYVRFIPIRCLGSVNTQWIAEAMSKGMDGVLLLGCKYGDDYQCHFIKGSELCNKRMDNIGETLERLQVEAERVQQKQISIDEYDKIPQIIDDFIEEVEGYGPNPYKGF